The following are encoded in a window of Variovorax paradoxus genomic DNA:
- a CDS encoding efflux RND transporter permease subunit yields the protein MNVSAWSIRNPIPAVMLFVLLTFGGLLSFNAMKVQNFPDIDLPTVTVSASLPGAAPSQLETDVARKLENSIATIQGLKHITTKVQDGAATLIVEFRLEKPVQEAVDDVRSAVQKVRADLPADVRDPVVTKLDFAAQPVLAFTIASSRMDGEALSWFVDNDITKKLLALPGVGAVNRVGGVTRQVHIDLDPSKLQALGASAADISRQLRQVQTESAGGRIDLGGSEQPVRTMATVQSADQLADMQIALSDGRRIRLDQVARISDTIAEPRAAALLNGKPVVGFEVARSRGASEVEVGRAIQKALADLRVQRPDIELTEAFNFVDPVEEEYDGSLHLLYEGAILAVIVVWLFLRDWRATFVSAVALPMSVIPAFIGMHLLGFSVNVISLLALSLVVGILVDDAIVEVENIVRHLRMGKSPYQAAMEAADEIGLAVIATTFTLIAVFLPTAFMSGVAGKFFKQFGWTASLAVFASLVVARVLTPMMAAYIMKPILTQEKEPGWLRWYMRAVEWSTHHRFKTMVMATLFFFGSLAMIPLLKTGFIPADDNSQTQVYLSLPPGSTLAQTTAAAEETRRRVMQINHVKSVYTTVAGGSAGGDPFANFGTPETRKATLTIQLDPRGDRPRKQLIEKEIRTALETLPGVRSTVGLGGSGEKYILVLTGEDPAALSAAAGAVEKDLRTIPGLGNITSTASLIRPEIAVRPDFARAADLGVTSAAIAETLRVATLGDYDQALAKLNLAQRQVPIVVKLEDSARQDLDLIGRLSVPGARGPVMLSQVASLTMEGGPAVIDRYDRSRNVNFEIELSGVGLGDAKTAVEALPSIQKLPPGVRIAEVGDAEVMTELFASFGLAMLTGVLCIYIVLVLLFKDFLHPVTILCALPLALGGAFVGLLIGQKALSMPSLIGLIMLMGIATKNSILLVEYAIVARRDHGMSRWDALRDACHKRARPIIMTTLAMGAGMLPIAVGFGAADSSFRSPMAMAVIGGLITSTVLSLLVVPAVFTYVDDIEHWIRRTVRKLRGQPADPHIDDDLVEDGKPAQSHA from the coding sequence ATGAACGTTTCCGCCTGGTCCATACGCAACCCCATTCCGGCGGTGATGCTGTTCGTGCTGCTCACCTTCGGGGGGCTGCTGTCGTTCAACGCCATGAAGGTGCAGAACTTCCCGGACATCGACCTGCCGACCGTCACCGTCTCGGCCTCGCTGCCCGGCGCCGCGCCGTCGCAGCTCGAAACCGACGTCGCGCGCAAGCTCGAGAACTCCATCGCCACCATCCAGGGCCTGAAGCACATCACGACCAAGGTGCAGGACGGCGCCGCCACGCTGATCGTCGAGTTCCGCCTCGAGAAGCCCGTGCAGGAAGCCGTCGACGATGTGCGCTCGGCCGTGCAGAAGGTGCGCGCCGACCTGCCCGCCGACGTGCGCGACCCGGTCGTCACCAAGCTCGACTTCGCGGCCCAGCCGGTGCTGGCCTTCACCATCGCGTCGTCGCGCATGGACGGCGAGGCGCTGAGCTGGTTCGTCGACAACGACATCACCAAGAAGCTGCTCGCGCTGCCCGGCGTGGGCGCGGTGAACCGCGTGGGCGGCGTCACGCGCCAGGTGCACATCGACCTCGACCCGAGCAAGCTGCAGGCGCTGGGCGCCTCGGCCGCCGACATCTCGCGCCAGCTGCGCCAGGTGCAGACCGAAAGCGCGGGCGGGCGCATCGACCTGGGCGGCAGCGAACAGCCGGTGCGCACCATGGCCACCGTGCAGTCGGCCGACCAGCTCGCCGACATGCAGATCGCGCTGAGCGACGGCCGCCGCATCCGCCTGGACCAGGTGGCGCGCATCAGCGACACCATCGCCGAGCCCCGCGCCGCTGCATTGCTCAACGGCAAGCCCGTGGTGGGCTTCGAAGTGGCCCGCAGCCGCGGCGCCAGCGAGGTGGAAGTGGGCCGCGCCATCCAGAAGGCGCTGGCCGACCTGCGCGTGCAGCGCCCCGACATCGAGCTGACCGAAGCCTTCAACTTCGTCGACCCGGTGGAAGAAGAGTACGACGGCTCGCTGCACCTGCTGTACGAGGGCGCCATCCTCGCGGTGATCGTGGTGTGGCTCTTCTTGCGCGACTGGCGCGCGACCTTCGTCTCGGCGGTGGCGCTGCCGATGTCGGTGATTCCGGCCTTCATCGGCATGCACCTGCTGGGCTTCTCGGTCAACGTGATCTCGCTGCTCGCGCTCTCGCTGGTGGTCGGCATCTTGGTGGACGACGCCATCGTGGAGGTCGAGAACATCGTGCGCCACTTGCGCATGGGCAAGTCGCCCTACCAGGCGGCCATGGAGGCGGCGGATGAAATCGGCCTGGCCGTGATCGCCACCACCTTCACGCTGATTGCGGTGTTCCTGCCCACGGCCTTCATGAGCGGCGTGGCCGGCAAGTTCTTCAAGCAGTTCGGCTGGACCGCGTCGCTCGCGGTGTTCGCCTCGCTGGTGGTGGCGCGGGTGCTCACGCCGATGATGGCGGCCTACATCATGAAGCCCATCCTCACGCAGGAGAAGGAGCCGGGCTGGCTGCGCTGGTACATGCGCGCCGTGGAGTGGAGCACCCACCACCGCTTCAAGACGATGGTGATGGCCACCCTCTTCTTCTTCGGCTCGCTGGCGATGATCCCGCTGCTCAAGACCGGCTTCATTCCGGCCGACGACAACTCGCAGACGCAGGTCTACCTGTCGCTGCCGCCGGGCTCCACGCTGGCGCAGACCACGGCCGCGGCCGAGGAAACGCGCCGCCGCGTGATGCAGATCAACCACGTGAAGAGCGTCTACACCACGGTGGCGGGCGGCAGCGCGGGCGGCGACCCGTTCGCGAACTTCGGCACGCCCGAGACGCGCAAGGCCACGCTGACGATCCAGCTCGACCCGCGCGGCGACCGGCCGCGCAAGCAGCTGATCGAGAAAGAGATCCGCACCGCGCTCGAAACCCTGCCCGGCGTGCGCAGCACCGTGGGCCTGGGCGGTTCGGGCGAGAAGTACATCCTGGTGCTCACGGGCGAAGACCCGGCGGCGCTGTCGGCGGCCGCGGGCGCGGTCGAGAAAGACCTGCGCACCATTCCCGGCCTGGGCAACATCACCTCGACCGCGAGCCTGATCCGCCCCGAGATCGCCGTGCGCCCCGACTTCGCACGCGCCGCCGACCTGGGCGTGACCAGCGCGGCCATCGCCGAGACGCTGCGCGTGGCCACGCTGGGCGACTACGACCAGGCACTGGCCAAGCTCAACCTCGCACAGCGGCAGGTGCCGATCGTGGTGAAGCTCGAAGACTCGGCGCGGCAAGACCTCGACCTGATCGGTCGCCTCTCGGTGCCGGGCGCGCGCGGGCCCGTCATGCTGAGCCAGGTGGCCTCGCTCACGATGGAAGGCGGCCCGGCCGTCATCGACCGCTACGACCGTTCGCGCAACGTCAACTTCGAGATCGAGCTGTCGGGCGTGGGCCTGGGCGACGCCAAGACCGCGGTCGAGGCCCTGCCCTCGATCCAGAAGCTGCCGCCCGGCGTGCGCATCGCCGAGGTGGGCGACGCCGAAGTGATGACCGAGCTGTTCGCCAGCTTCGGCCTGGCGATGCTCACGGGCGTGCTGTGCATCTACATCGTGCTGGTGCTGCTGTTCAAGGATTTCCTGCACCCGGTGACCATCTTGTGCGCGCTGCCGCTCGCACTGGGCGGCGCCTTCGTGGGCTTGCTGATCGGCCAGAAGGCGCTGTCGATGCCGTCGCTGATCGGCCTGATCATGCTGATGGGCATCGCCACGAAGAACTCGATTCTACTGGTGGAGTACGCCATCGTGGCGCGCCGCGACCACGGCATGAGCCGCTGGGACGCGCTGCGCGACGCCTGCCACAAGCGCGCGCGCCCCATCATCATGACCACGCTCGCCATGGGCGCCGGCATGCTGCCGATTGCCGTCGGCTTCGGCGCCGCCGACTCGAGCTTCCGCTCGCCGATGGCGATGGCAGTGATCGGCGGGCTCATCACCTCCACGGTGCTGAGCCTGCTGGTGGTGCCCGCGGTGTTCACCTACGTGGACGACATCGAGCACTGGATTCGCCGCACCGTGCGCAAGCTGCGCGGGCAGCCGGCCGATCCGCACATCGACGACGACCTGGTCGAGGACGGCAAGCCTGCGCAAAGCCACGCTTGA
- a CDS encoding tetratricopeptide repeat protein, which yields MKRTTTAWLAAVLFACGNFAHAADELRTLFDQGAWPEFLERAEPAAKAGDAEAQFLLGKAYQGGNGVAVDLDRAAELYEQAAGQNNARALNNLAVLMLRHDSRNGPSLDPYKARKNLERALTLGLKLPTLFNLGTAENELEHFTAAGDWYILAYEAGFGDQALERAVRAYVTSLHDPFRSDTVETRAQVREKALKWGLLAAGKGMRSAMQNLGALHHQGAEYDQALVWFHRAAEKDEPTAFYALGQMHEEGQGVPKDATQAERWYARAAAANHPLAVGRIKERLYAQLDEATDAEEIRRIAEELRKLLPAATSSIDASIAPKLAFIAKLDANAKSFPSLAKGPVNLSIRYSGGRRLDPGAAWHLFSVRTLAEYRGLYMAPELSQTQRIASGKADAKGNLQLDPQFTARVHADLKAGRSLAFRSISIHELLLPFPGPHGGMTWALPPLGPP from the coding sequence TTGAAAAGAACGACAACCGCCTGGCTTGCCGCTGTCCTATTCGCCTGCGGAAATTTCGCCCACGCCGCAGACGAGCTTCGGACGCTGTTCGACCAAGGCGCCTGGCCGGAATTTCTCGAACGGGCGGAACCAGCCGCCAAGGCAGGCGATGCCGAAGCGCAGTTTCTTCTCGGCAAGGCCTACCAGGGCGGCAACGGTGTAGCGGTCGATCTCGACCGCGCGGCTGAACTCTACGAGCAAGCAGCAGGCCAGAACAACGCACGCGCGCTGAACAATCTGGCAGTGCTGATGTTGAGACACGATTCACGCAACGGTCCATCGCTCGACCCCTACAAGGCCAGAAAGAACCTCGAACGTGCGCTGACACTCGGGCTCAAATTGCCCACGCTCTTCAATCTCGGCACGGCCGAGAACGAACTGGAGCACTTCACCGCGGCGGGCGACTGGTACATCCTCGCCTACGAGGCCGGCTTCGGCGACCAGGCGCTGGAACGGGCAGTTCGCGCCTATGTCACCTCGTTGCACGATCCTTTTCGCAGCGATACCGTGGAGACGCGCGCTCAGGTACGCGAAAAAGCACTGAAATGGGGCCTGCTTGCCGCGGGCAAGGGCATGCGCAGTGCCATGCAGAACCTGGGGGCGCTTCATCACCAGGGGGCTGAATACGATCAGGCGTTGGTCTGGTTTCATCGCGCCGCCGAAAAGGATGAGCCGACCGCGTTCTATGCGCTCGGCCAGATGCACGAAGAGGGCCAGGGCGTGCCCAAGGACGCGACCCAAGCCGAACGCTGGTATGCACGCGCCGCCGCGGCCAATCACCCTTTGGCCGTGGGACGGATCAAGGAGCGCCTGTACGCGCAACTCGATGAAGCAACGGACGCTGAAGAGATCCGTCGTATCGCCGAGGAGTTGCGCAAGCTTTTGCCCGCCGCGACCTCGTCCATCGACGCATCGATCGCTCCCAAACTGGCGTTCATCGCCAAGCTCGATGCGAACGCCAAGTCGTTTCCCTCGCTCGCCAAAGGCCCGGTGAACCTGTCTATCCGATACAGCGGTGGCCGACGCCTCGACCCCGGGGCTGCTTGGCATTTGTTCAGTGTACGCACGCTGGCCGAGTACCGAGGCCTCTACATGGCGCCTGAGCTGAGCCAGACACAACGCATTGCCAGCGGGAAAGCCGATGCCAAAGGCAACCTGCAACTGGACCCGCAATTCACGGCGCGGGTACACGCCGATTTGAAAGCCGGTCGATCGCTGGCCTTTCGCTCGATCAGTATCCACGAACTGTTGCTGCCCTTCCCTGGGCCACACGGCGGAATGACCTGGGCGCTGCCTCCGTTGGGCCCGCCCTGA
- a CDS encoding tripartite tricarboxylate transporter permease yields the protein MDIFNALMAGFAAAITPINLLWCLIGCALGTAVGVLPGIGPAVAVAMLLPITGKVDITASMIFFSGIYYGAMYGGSTTSILLNTPGETASMVTAMEGNKMAKSGRAGAALATAAIGSFVAGTIATVVVTLFAPFVADYAVRLAAPEYFLLMLLAFTTVSAVLGKSTLRGMTALFVGLAMGCVGLDQITGQGRYTGNMPELLDGIEIVLVAVGLFAVAEVLYAVLYEGRVVEGQNKLTRVHMTSRDWKRSIPAWLRGAAIGTPFGCIPAGGTEIPTFLSYATEKKLAKDKDAKAEFGTTGAIEGVAGPEAANNATVTAALIPLLTLGIPTSNTTAIMLGAFQNYGIQPGPQLFTTSAALVWALIASLYIGNLMLLVLNLPMVGLWVKLLKIPKPQLYAGILIFATVGAYGMRQNTFDLFLLFGIGLLGVVMRRFDFPTAPVVVGMILGPLAEANLRNAIAMGQGSPVVFFQRPESIVVIVVIVAVLVLPRLAKRMSERKLKRLAQLDA from the coding sequence ATGGATATCTTCAACGCACTGATGGCCGGCTTCGCGGCCGCGATCACCCCCATCAATCTGCTGTGGTGCCTCATCGGCTGTGCCCTGGGCACGGCCGTGGGCGTGCTGCCCGGCATCGGCCCCGCGGTGGCCGTGGCGATGCTGCTGCCGATCACCGGCAAGGTCGACATCACGGCCTCGATGATCTTTTTCTCGGGCATCTACTACGGCGCCATGTACGGCGGCTCGACCACCTCGATCCTGCTGAACACGCCCGGCGAAACCGCCAGCATGGTCACGGCGATGGAGGGCAACAAGATGGCCAAGAGCGGCCGCGCGGGCGCAGCCCTCGCCACCGCGGCCATCGGCTCCTTCGTGGCCGGCACCATCGCCACCGTGGTCGTCACGCTGTTCGCGCCGTTCGTGGCCGACTACGCGGTGCGCCTCGCGGCGCCCGAGTACTTCCTGCTGATGCTGCTGGCCTTCACCACGGTGAGCGCGGTGCTCGGCAAGAGCACGCTGCGCGGCATGACGGCGCTGTTCGTCGGCCTGGCCATGGGCTGCGTGGGCCTGGACCAGATCACCGGCCAGGGCCGCTACACCGGCAACATGCCCGAGCTGCTCGACGGCATCGAGATCGTGCTGGTGGCGGTGGGCCTCTTCGCCGTGGCCGAGGTGCTGTACGCCGTGCTGTACGAAGGCCGTGTGGTCGAGGGCCAGAACAAGCTGACCCGCGTGCACATGACGTCGCGCGACTGGAAGCGCTCGATTCCCGCGTGGCTGCGCGGTGCGGCCATCGGCACGCCCTTCGGCTGCATTCCGGCCGGCGGCACGGAGATCCCGACCTTCCTGAGCTACGCGACCGAGAAGAAGCTGGCCAAGGACAAGGACGCCAAGGCCGAGTTCGGCACCACCGGCGCCATCGAAGGCGTGGCCGGCCCCGAGGCCGCCAACAACGCCACCGTGACCGCCGCGCTGATCCCGCTGCTCACGCTGGGCATTCCCACGTCGAACACCACGGCCATCATGCTGGGTGCGTTCCAGAACTACGGCATCCAGCCGGGCCCGCAGCTGTTCACCACCTCGGCCGCGCTGGTCTGGGCGCTCATCGCCTCGCTGTACATCGGCAACCTGATGCTGCTGGTGCTCAACCTGCCGATGGTCGGCCTGTGGGTCAAGCTGCTCAAGATTCCGAAGCCGCAGCTGTACGCCGGCATCCTGATCTTCGCGACCGTGGGTGCGTACGGCATGCGCCAGAACACCTTCGACCTGTTCCTGCTGTTCGGCATCGGCCTGCTCGGCGTGGTGATGCGGCGCTTCGACTTCCCGACCGCCCCCGTGGTCGTCGGCATGATCCTCGGCCCGCTCGCCGAAGCCAACCTGCGCAACGCCATCGCCATGGGGCAGGGCAGCCCGGTCGTGTTCTTCCAGCGTCCCGAGTCGATCGTCGTGATCGTCGTCATCGTCGCCGTGCTGGTGCTGCCGCGCCTGGCCAAGCGCATGAGCGAACGCAAGCTGAAGCGATTGGCGCAGCTGGACGCCTGA
- a CDS encoding tripartite tricarboxylate transporter TctB family protein, which translates to MTTPESSVSRSAEATPGAAPWPQYLVGLGVLLTGAALAYGAIDISSEAGYGGVGPNFLPWMVSIVLMVCGAWITWEAFSGGFRELDAPSGADKGYWPGFIWVAAGLLLNAALITSIGFILSCTLCYLLAVQGLRRAAGQAKVNAPATWGTDFVTGLAISAPVFWLFTKFLAISLPGLTSTGWI; encoded by the coding sequence ATGACAACTCCAGAATCCTCGGTCTCGCGTTCCGCTGAGGCCACCCCGGGCGCGGCCCCCTGGCCGCAATACCTCGTCGGCCTCGGCGTGCTGTTGACCGGCGCTGCGCTGGCCTACGGCGCCATCGACATTTCTTCCGAAGCCGGCTACGGCGGCGTCGGCCCCAACTTCCTGCCGTGGATGGTCTCGATCGTCCTGATGGTCTGCGGCGCGTGGATCACCTGGGAAGCGTTCAGTGGCGGCTTCCGCGAACTCGACGCACCCTCGGGCGCCGACAAGGGCTACTGGCCCGGCTTCATCTGGGTGGCGGCGGGCCTGCTGCTCAACGCGGCGCTCATCACCAGCATCGGCTTCATCCTGAGCTGCACGCTGTGCTACCTGCTGGCTGTGCAGGGCCTGCGCCGCGCCGCAGGGCAGGCGAAGGTCAACGCGCCGGCCACCTGGGGCACCGACTTCGTGACAGGTCTGGCGATCTCGGCGCCGGTCTTCTGGCTGTTCACCAAGTTCCTGGCCATCAGCCTGCCGGGTCTCACCAGCACCGGCTGGATCTGA
- a CDS encoding Bug family tripartite tricarboxylate transporter substrate binding protein yields MRRDTFLKSLAALAAAGALPLSARAAANVKMMIPANPGGGWDTTGRALGKALTDAKAADTVAYDNKGGAAGALGLAQFVNGSKGDPNALMVMGSVMLGGIITGKPPVNLSQATPIARLTTEYNVFVLPSNSPFKSMKDVVEQLKKDPGSVKWGGGSRGSTEHIAAAMIAQKVGADPSKINYVAFRGGGEATAAILGGNVTIGGSGYSEFAEYIAAGKMKAIAVTSAQRLPGINVPTLKEQGIDVEIGNWRGVYGAPGISAEQRKALTEMVLAALKSASWAESLKKNAWTPAVLSGDAFAKFVDDDFAALRAIMVKSGMV; encoded by the coding sequence ATGCGTCGCGATACCTTTTTGAAGTCCCTGGCCGCACTGGCCGCTGCCGGCGCCTTGCCGCTGTCGGCGCGCGCTGCCGCCAACGTCAAGATGATGATCCCCGCCAACCCGGGCGGCGGCTGGGACACCACAGGCCGTGCGCTGGGCAAGGCCCTGACCGACGCCAAGGCCGCCGACACCGTCGCCTACGACAACAAGGGCGGCGCCGCCGGTGCGCTGGGCCTGGCCCAGTTCGTCAACGGCTCCAAGGGCGACCCGAACGCACTCATGGTCATGGGCTCCGTCATGCTGGGCGGCATCATCACCGGCAAGCCGCCGGTCAACCTGTCGCAGGCCACGCCCATCGCGCGCCTGACCACCGAATACAACGTGTTCGTGCTGCCGTCGAACTCGCCCTTCAAGTCCATGAAGGACGTGGTCGAGCAGCTCAAGAAGGACCCGGGCAGCGTGAAGTGGGGCGGCGGTTCGCGCGGCTCCACCGAGCACATCGCCGCGGCCATGATCGCGCAGAAGGTCGGCGCCGACCCGTCGAAGATCAACTACGTGGCCTTCCGCGGAGGCGGTGAAGCCACCGCCGCCATCCTGGGCGGCAACGTCACCATCGGCGGCAGCGGCTACAGCGAGTTCGCCGAGTACATCGCCGCCGGCAAGATGAAGGCCATCGCCGTCACCTCGGCCCAGCGCCTGCCGGGCATCAACGTGCCCACGCTGAAGGAGCAGGGCATCGACGTCGAGATCGGCAACTGGCGCGGCGTGTACGGCGCACCCGGCATCTCGGCCGAGCAGCGCAAGGCCCTGACCGAGATGGTGCTGGCCGCGCTCAAGAGCGCCTCGTGGGCCGAATCGCTCAAGAAGAACGCCTGGACGCCGGCCGTGCTGTCGGGCGACGCCTTCGCCAAGTTCGTCGACGACGACTTCGCCGCGCTGCGCGCCATCATGGTCAAGTCCGGCATGGTCTGA
- a CDS encoding response regulator transcription factor, with protein sequence MKLLLVEDDPSMQLTLQRTLGRRHIDVRICGDGAQALTQWRAIEPDVVALDLSLPNVDGLQVLAQARAEGLRTPVLLLTARGTVGDRIMGLNAGADDYLPKPFDLDELEARIRALRRRSQSAGPEATMNPMEVGGLRFEPDNGAIYHRAELLELTPRELALLKALMLKPGHAVTKERLFELVFPGEANVQYEAIEVVVYRLRKKLVGTGTVLMTMRGLGYLLRAET encoded by the coding sequence ATGAAGCTGCTCCTCGTCGAAGACGACCCCTCGATGCAACTCACCCTGCAGCGCACGCTCGGGCGCCGGCACATCGACGTGCGCATCTGCGGCGACGGTGCGCAGGCCCTCACGCAGTGGCGCGCCATCGAGCCCGACGTGGTCGCGCTCGACCTGAGCCTGCCCAACGTCGACGGCCTGCAGGTGCTGGCGCAGGCGCGCGCCGAGGGCCTGCGCACGCCGGTGCTGCTGCTCACCGCGCGCGGCACGGTGGGCGACCGGATCATGGGCCTGAACGCCGGCGCGGACGACTACCTGCCCAAGCCCTTCGACCTGGACGAACTCGAGGCCCGCATCCGCGCGCTGCGCCGGCGCAGCCAGAGCGCCGGGCCCGAGGCAACGATGAACCCGATGGAGGTCGGCGGCCTGCGCTTCGAGCCCGACAACGGCGCCATCTACCACCGCGCCGAACTGCTCGAGCTCACGCCGCGCGAGCTCGCGCTGCTCAAGGCGCTGATGCTGAAGCCGGGCCACGCCGTCACGAAGGAGCGCCTGTTCGAGCTGGTGTTCCCGGGCGAGGCCAACGTGCAGTACGAAGCGATCGAGGTGGTCGTGTACCGCCTGCGCAAGAAGCTGGTGGGCACGGGCACGGTGCTGATGACGATGCGCGGCCTGGGCTACCTGCTGCGGGCCGAGACTTGA
- a CDS encoding sensor histidine kinase, translated as MRQMMSSLRARLLLGILVPVAVFVVINSVSLYRQSLAAATTAYDRTLLASAKTIGEQLDVEGYDDMARLRAIVPYSALEAFEADNRSRLFYRVSALDGEMVSGFAELPFWRGRIPDRGAYAALVDFYDAEFRGQPVRVAVMLQPVASARGRGMAVVQVAETLELRETLVRKLLLDMLWRQLLLMGVIALVTVVVVQRATRPVRELGEAIERRPEDDLSPIDAPGAPAELRPLIDATTEVMGRLQRLLDHQKRFVRDSAHQLRTPLAVLKAQVQSARRGDVAPEQALVEISQTVERATALANQMLSLAKVEQLRQQPESALLDLGDAVRHIALDLSPLVADKALDFELATDDAVTVRAHQWMLQELTRNLLHNAIKHSPVGAPLSVRVHAEGDEAVLTVRDDGPGISTELRQRLFAPFAAGNTSSGSGLGLAICREIVLALGGRISLDNRTAPGAGGTVTGLDAVVRLPLSRHNG; from the coding sequence ATGCGGCAGATGATGTCGTCCTTGCGCGCCCGGCTGCTGCTCGGCATCCTCGTGCCGGTGGCGGTGTTCGTCGTGATCAACAGCGTGAGCCTGTACCGCCAGAGCCTCGCGGCCGCCACCACGGCCTACGACCGCACGCTGCTGGCCTCGGCCAAGACCATCGGCGAACAGCTCGACGTGGAAGGCTACGACGACATGGCGCGGCTGCGCGCGATCGTGCCCTACTCCGCGCTCGAGGCCTTCGAGGCCGACAACCGCAGCCGCCTGTTCTATCGCGTGTCGGCGCTCGACGGCGAAATGGTCTCGGGCTTTGCAGAGCTGCCGTTCTGGCGCGGCCGCATCCCCGACCGCGGCGCGTATGCGGCGCTGGTCGATTTCTACGACGCCGAGTTTCGTGGCCAGCCGGTGCGCGTCGCCGTGATGCTGCAGCCCGTGGCCAGCGCGCGCGGCCGCGGCATGGCCGTGGTGCAGGTCGCCGAAACACTGGAGCTGCGCGAGACGCTGGTGCGCAAGCTGCTGCTCGACATGCTCTGGCGCCAGCTGCTGCTGATGGGCGTGATCGCGCTCGTCACCGTGGTCGTCGTGCAGCGCGCCACGCGGCCGGTGCGCGAGCTCGGGGAAGCCATCGAGCGGCGCCCGGAAGACGACCTCTCGCCCATCGACGCGCCCGGCGCCCCGGCCGAACTGCGTCCGCTCATTGATGCCACCACCGAGGTCATGGGCCGCCTGCAGCGCCTGCTCGATCACCAGAAGCGCTTCGTGCGCGACAGCGCGCACCAGTTGCGCACGCCGCTGGCGGTGCTCAAGGCGCAAGTGCAGTCGGCGCGCCGCGGCGACGTGGCGCCCGAGCAGGCGCTGGTCGAGATCAGCCAGACCGTCGAGCGCGCGACCGCGCTGGCCAACCAGATGCTGTCGCTGGCGAAGGTGGAGCAGCTGCGCCAGCAGCCCGAGTCGGCGCTGCTCGACCTGGGCGACGCGGTGCGCCACATCGCGCTCGACCTGTCGCCGCTCGTGGCCGACAAGGCGCTCGACTTCGAACTGGCCACCGACGACGCCGTGACCGTGCGCGCGCACCAGTGGATGCTGCAGGAGCTCACGCGCAACCTGCTGCACAACGCGATCAAGCACAGCCCCGTGGGCGCCCCGCTCTCGGTGCGCGTGCACGCCGAGGGCGACGAGGCGGTGCTCACCGTGCGCGACGACGGCCCGGGTATTTCGACCGAGCTGCGCCAGCGCCTGTTCGCGCCGTTCGCGGCGGGCAACACCTCGAGCGGCTCGGGTCTGGGCCTGGCGATCTGCCGCGAGATCGTTCTGGCGCTGGGCGGGCGCATCAGCTTGGACAACCGCACCGCGCCCGGCGCCGGCGGCACCGTGACCGGGCTCGACGCCGTGGTGCGGCTGCCGCTGTCGCGCCACAATGGCTGA
- a CDS encoding RNA-binding S4 domain-containing protein, whose protein sequence is MDRLRIDKWLWAARFFKTRSLAADEIGKNRIQVNGDVAKASREVKAGDTVAMRMGPLTRTVTVRGLSGQRGPAPVAQQLYEETPESLAAQAAFREQRRMGSEPALAIEQGRPTKRDRREIDGVRHQAEWDNRWSASIDDSSDSDDDHPPPRGRPQR, encoded by the coding sequence ATGGACCGTCTGCGCATCGACAAGTGGCTCTGGGCCGCCCGCTTCTTCAAGACCCGTTCGCTGGCCGCGGACGAAATCGGCAAGAACCGCATCCAGGTGAACGGCGACGTCGCCAAGGCCTCGCGCGAGGTCAAGGCTGGCGACACGGTCGCGATGCGCATGGGCCCGCTCACGCGGACCGTGACGGTGCGCGGCCTCAGCGGCCAGCGCGGCCCGGCGCCCGTGGCCCAGCAGCTGTACGAGGAAACGCCCGAGAGCCTGGCGGCGCAGGCTGCCTTCCGCGAACAACGCCGCATGGGCAGCGAGCCGGCACTGGCCATCGAGCAGGGCCGGCCCACCAAGCGCGACCGGCGCGAGATCGACGGCGTGCGTCACCAGGCCGAGTGGGACAACCGCTGGAGTGCGTCGATCGACGACAGCAGCGACAGCGACGACGACCACCCGCCGCCGCGCGGCCGCCCGCAGCGCTGA